The following DNA comes from Caldibacillus debilis DSM 16016.
TGATGATGAAACTGGCGGACGGCGATGCGTTCATTTACAGCGGCGCAGGGATTGAAGGATTTGCCGATAAAGCGGAAAAGGTTTTGCGGGAAGAGGGCGTGAAAGTGGTTAAAGCCGCTGAAGGCGTTGCGCTGGAAAAACATGAAGAGGAAAATCCGGAGGAAGAGGGGCACGAACATGGGGAGGAGGAACATGGGGAGGAGGAACATGGGGAAGAAGGGGGACACGAACATGAACACCATGACCACGAATTCGATCCCCATGTCTGGATCGATCCCGTTCTCTGCATCCGGCTGGCGGAAAATATTAAGGACGCCCTCGCGCATTTGAAACCGGAGCAAAAATCGTATTTTGAGGAAAATTATACGAAGTTGAAGAAGGAACTGGAAAGTTTGGACCAGGAATTCCAGCAGACGATCGATCAAGCGCCCCATAAGCAAATCGTCGTCACCCATGCCGCCTACGGATATTGGGAAAAACGCTACGGCATCGAGCAGCTGAGTATCGCCGGGCTGTCGCCTTCCCAGGAACCTTCCCAAAAACAGCTTGCCCGCTTGGCGGATCAGGCGAAAAAGCTTCATATCCGCTACGTCATTTTTGAGGAAAACGTGACGCCGAAGGTGGCGGAAGTTTTGCGGAAGGAACTGAAGGCGGAAAGCCTGACCCTTCACAACCTGGAAACGATCACGGAAGAAGAACGGAAAGCGGATAAGGACTACTTCGCCTTGATGAGGGAAAACTTGCAAACTTTGAAAAAGGCGCTGTATGATTAATACGGAAGAGAGCCGTTACCCTGTTTTTTCCCCTGACGGTCTTTTGGTGTTCCACAGCCGATTTTCATCGGCTTGCAAACGTTGGAAAATGTCGTGCAAGAAACATGCGGTGCAGAAAAAAGGAAAGCGTTTGTCGAAGGGGATGATTTCATGTTTGCAAATCGGACGGTCGTTGTCACCGGAGGCGCGCAGGGCATCGGAAAGGGGATTGCCCTTGCCTTCGCGAGAGAAAAGGGCAGGGTGGTGATCGCCGATCTCAATCAGGAGGCGGGATCCGCCCTGGAAAAGGAAATGAAGGATCAGGGGCTGGAGGCGTTTTTCGTCCGGACGGACGTGCGGGAAGAAGCCGATGTGATCCGCTTGATGGAGAGGGCGGCGGAAAAATACGGCCGGATCGATGTCCTCATCAATAATGCGGGCATATCCGTCTTCAAACCCTTTTTCGAGTTGACGGTGGAAGAGTGGGACAACGTATTGAATACGAACTTGCGCAGCGCTTTTTTATGCACCCGGGAAGCGGCCAAATATATGAAGAAGGAAGGGGGAGCCGTCATCAACATCGCCTCCACCAGGGCGTTCATGTCCGAGGCGAATACGGAAAGCTATTCGGCGTCAAAGGGCGGCATCATCGCATTAACCCATGCGATGGCGGCATCTTTGAGCCCGTACCGGATCCGCGTGAACGCCGTCAGCCCCGGCTGGATCCATACGGGAGACGAAGGCGAACTGCGGGAGATCGATCATAAACAGCATTGGTCCGGCCGCGTCGGAAGACCGGAAGATATCGCCAGGGCCTGCTTGTTTTTGGCCGACGGCAGAAATGATTTTATAACGGGACAAAATTTGATCGTTGACGGCGGCATGACAAGAAAAATGATTTATGCGGAATAGGGATCTTTTTTTCCTTTCGCTGCGTCTTTGACGGGATCGCCGCGAAGGGGAAAAGATGGATATTCCTCCATTGTTCATTTCTTTTGGAAAGCCCTTATTCATAAAGGGGGCGGGGTGATCGATGCCCCGTCGTCTTTTTTCTTTATGAAGGCCTTAAATGGATGGCCGCGGGGCGGGAAGATCGCGGGACCGTTGATCTTTATTTCTTCAAGAAGTTTCATTTCAAGGGAAAAGAAAAAGGAGGGCGCCAAGGGAACATGGCTTGGCCCTCCTTTTTTTGCATGGCGGCCGATCACAGCGCAAGAAAACCCGGCGGGGCGGGAGGCGTTCCCTTTCGGCGGGCCGCTCCCTTATTATCCCGCCTTTCTTCGCTTATTGGAGATCTGCCGGTGTGACCGCATCGGTCAATTCCCTGTTCAGTTCTTCCGTGTAGGCCGCTTGCTCCTTTTCGGACCATCCGAAGTATTGGCCCATGAAGCGGATCACTTCCTCCTTCCAGGTACGGACCCAGTTGATGTTGAAATAGAGGGCCCCCGTCCTGCGGATGAAGAAGTCCACCGGTTTTACCGTCATTTCGTGTTCGATGGCATACATCAGCTGGGCATATACCGGACGCGGAAGGGCTGTTTCGCCGCTTTCCTCATATTGTTTTCCGTAGCGGAACAATCGGTCCACGTTGGCTCCGTACCTGTGGGCGAGCCGACCGCCTTCCTCCCGGGAAAATCCGTAATTTTGCCCCTCTTCCGCCTTTTTTGCGATAAAGGCGTTCAGATTCGCCGATCCGCCCACGTCGCCTCCGGAAATCGGGTAATGCTTCGTTTGGCAAGGCCTGAAGCTCTTTCCCGTCTCATTTTCAAGCCGTTTGGCGACAAGGTTGACCACATTTTCCGCCATTTTCCGGTAACCGGTAAGTTTTCCTCCGGCGATGGTAATCAGCCCGCTTTCGCTTTCCCAGATTTCGTCTTTCCGGGAGATTTCGCCCGGATCTTTTCCTTCTTCATAGATCAGCGGACGGACCCCGGCCCAGCTGGATTCCACGTCTTTTTCGGTCACATCCACATCCGGGAACATGAAACGGACGGCCCGGATTAAATAATCCCGGTCCTCTTTCAACATCTTCGGGTTGATCGGGCGTTCGTTGTAGAAAGTGTCCGTCGTACCCACGTAAGTTTTCCCGTCCCGTGGAATGGCAAAAACCATCCTGCCGTCGGGGGTGTCAAAATAAACCGATTGCCGGAGGGGGAATTTCCTTTGATCGAAAACGAGGTGGATGCCTTTTGATAATTGCAGCCGCTTATTGTTTTTGGAATAATCCTTGTCCCGCACTTCATCCACCCAAGGTCCTGCGGCATTGACCACCTTTTTTGCCCGAATCTCCGCCGTTTCCCCGCTGATCATGTCTTTGACCCGGGCGCCGGCGGCCTTTTTGTTTGCGTAAAGGAATTCTTCCGCCTTGACGTAGTTGATGATATCGGCTCCCGCAGCCGCGGCGGCTTTCATGACTTCGATCGTCAGGCGGGCGTCGTCCGTCCGGTATTCCACATAGTAACCGCCGCCGATCAGCCCGTCTTTTTTCAACAGCGGTTCCTTGTTCAAGGTTTCTTCCCTGGAAAGCATCCTTTTCCGTTCCGATTTTTTGACCCCGGCCAAAAAGTCGTAAATGGTCAGTCCGATGGCGGTCGTAAATTTGCCGAAGGTCCCTTCTTTGTACAGGGGAAGCAGCATCTTCTCGGGGGTGGTGACATGGGGGCCGTTTTCATAAACGATGGCCCGTTCCTTTCCGACCTCGGCGACGAGCCCGACTTGAAATTGTTTTAAATAGCGCAGGCCGCCGTGGACGAGTTTCGTGGAACGGCTGGAAGTTCCGGCGGCGAAATCCTGCATTTCCACGAGGGCGGTTTTCATCCCGCGGAGGGCCGCATCGAGGGCGATCCCGGCTCCGGTGATCCCTCCTCCGATGATGAGCAAATCATATTCTTCCTCACCCAAACGCTTAAAGATGTCTTTTCTTTTCGCTGCGGAAAAATTATCCGGCATTTCAGTCATCCTCCTTTATTACCTTTTTTAACGTGGCATTAGAAAAAAAGAGACCTGGACATGCATTATAGAAGCATGCTCTATAATGCAGCCTGGTCTCTCCGATTCTCCTGCCGAATATTAACTTACCTTTATTATAACATAAGTTGCGGCCGATTGGAAAGGAACGGGTTTTCGTTCCTGAGCCGGAACGGTTTCCGGCAACGGGCGGCCCGGTTTCAACCGGCCGTGGGATAGGGCGCTAACCGCGACGGATGAAAACCGCATCCCCGATGTCCGCGGAAGAGCGATTTTCCCTGTTTCCGCCGGAAGTTTTTTTCCATCTGCGATGGCCGTCAAGGGGAGCGGCATCCGGCGCCCGGCAAGAGGCGGCATGGCCTTCCGTTCCGCCTCCCGCGGGCAGGAAAGGGCGGCGGGCAACCGGCTCAACCGGCCGCCGCCCGCCGGAGGCAAGGTCATTTGAATGCCCTTGCCGCTTGGACCGCCTTTTTCCATCCTTCATACAGCCTGTTCCGCTCGTTTTCATCCATTTGCGGCTTAAAGGTTTTATCGATGGCCCATTGATTGGCGATTTCTTCCTGGCTTTCCCAATATCCGACGGCGAGGCCGGCCAAATAGGCGGCACCCAATGCGGTCGTTTCGTTGATGATCGGGCGGTCGACGGGCACGTTCAGGATATCGCTTTGGAACTGCATGAGGAAATCGTTTTTCACCGCTCCGCCGTCGACACGCAGCGCTTTCAGGGCGATTCCCGAATCGGCTTCCATGGCGGCGAGGACATCCTTCGTTTGATAGGCCAAGGATTCCAAGGTCGCCCGGATGAAGTGTTCCTTCGTCGTGCCCCGGGTCAGGCCGAAGACGGCACCGCGGACGTCGCTGTCCCAATAGGGCGTGCCCAATCCGACGAAGGCGGGGACCATATAAACGCCGTCCGTGGAGGGGACCCGTTTCGCATATTCTTCCGAATCCTTCGCTTCCTTAAACATCCGGAGCCCGTCGCGCAGCCATTGGATGGCGGAACCGGCGACGAAGATGCTTCCTTCCAAGGCGTATTCCACTTTCCCGTTCAGGCCCCAGGCGATGGTGGTCAAAAGGCCGTGGTTGGATTTGACCGCTTTTTCCCCGGTGTGCATCAGCATGAAGCATCCGGTGCCGTAAGTGTTTTTCGCCATTCCTTCCTGGAAGCAGGCCTGGCCGAAAAGGGCGGCTTGCTGGTCGCCGGCGATCCCGGCGATCGGGATTTCTTGGCCGAAGAAATGGTGCGGAATCGTATGGGCGTAAATTTCCGAGGAGGAACGGACTTCCGGAAGCATGCTTTTCGGCACGCCGAGGATGTCCAGCAGCTCATCGTCCCATTTGAGCTGATAAATGTTGTACATCAATGTCCGGGAAGCGTTGGAATAGTCGGTGATGTGGGCCCGGCCGCCGGAAAGTTTCCAAACCAGCCAAGTATCGATCGTGCCGAACAGAAGTTTCCCTTGTTCCGCTTTTTCCCTGGCCCCTTCCACATTGTCCAAAATCCATTTCACTTTGGTTCCGGAGAAGTAGGCGTCGATGAGAAGGCCGGTCCTTTCGCGGAACAGGTCATTGTAGCCTTTTTCCTTCAATTCTTCGCAAATGTCGGCGGTTTGCCGGGATTGCCAAACGATGGCGTTGTATACGGGCTGGCCGGTTTCCTTGTCCCAAACGACCGTCGTTTCCCGCTGGTTCGTGATCCCGATGCCCGCTACCTGCTCCGGTTTGACATCGGCTTCCGCGAGGACGGTCGCAATGACGGCCAAAACCGATCCCCAGATTTCATTGGCATTATGTTCGACCCAGCCGGGATTGGGGAAGATTTGCGTAAACTCCTTTTGGGCGGTGTGGACGATCTCCCCCTTTTTGTTGAACAGGATTGCCCTGGAGCTGGTGGTTCCTTGGTCGATGGCTAAAATGTATTTTTCCATTTGCGCACACTCTCCTTTTCTATGATTATTCTTCGATCTGATCTTTGGTTGCGAGCGCCAGGAAAGCGATGATCAGCGTCACCGCGAGCAACAGCCAGAACAGCCAGTTGATTTCGCCGGTGAACAATGCCTTGTAGGTCAATCCGCCCAACGCGCCGCCGATCAGCGGACCCACGACGGGGATCCAGGAATATCCCCAATCGGAGCTGCCTTTGCCGGGAATCGGCAAGATGAAGTGGGCGATCCGCGGTCCCAAATCACGGGCCGGGTTGATGGCGTAACCGGTGGTACCCCCGAGAGCCATACCGATGGCGACGATGAGCAGGCCGACGACCACCGGATTCAAGCCTTCCGTGAATTCATTGGCCCCGATAAACAGGATCCCGAAGACCAGCAGGAACGTTCCGATCACTTCGCTCAAAAGGTTCGAATAGGTGTGTTTGATGGCCGGTCCGGTCGAAAATACGCCCAGTTTCGCTCCGGTGTCATTTGTAGCTTTAAAATGGGGCAAATAGTGGAAAAAGACGATCGTCGCGCCGATGATGGCACCGAGCATTTGGGCGGCGATATAGGGGACCACGTCCTTCCACGGGAAATCCCCCGTCAATGCAAGGGCGAGCGTCAGGGCGGGATTCAGATGGGCGCCGCTGATTCGTCCGACGGCGAAAACACCGAAAGTGACCGCAAGTCCCCAGGCGAAGGTGATGACGACCCAGCCGGCGCCGTTGGATTTGGTCTTATTCAGGGTGACGCCGGCGACGACCCCGCATCCGATAAGAATGAGTACGGCTGTTCCAATCAGTTCTCCCAAAAAAGCAGACATAAAATCTCTCCTCCCCAAAATTTGAATTTATTGGCCTGATTCAGGATCAGATAAGGGATAAAGCCATGAAAAGAACGGAAAAAAATCACACAGAAATAACCTGGACAACAGGCAATCTGTGTGATTCTCCGAATCTCCTCACGAGTATTAACTTACCTTTAGAATAACAAGGGATGAAAGCGGTGTCAATGAGAAAGTGAAACTTTTTTGAACGATTTCAGCGGGCTTTTTCAAAATAATCCCACAGTTCCCGCTTGGAGGTCGTTACGGCATCAGCCCCCGACTCAATGGCCCGTTTCACTTCCTCAGGAGTTCGGATCAGACCGCCTGCCAATATTTTAATATTCGTTTTTTCCTTCACTTCCTTGATCATCCACGGCATCGTCCCGGGCAGGACCTCAATGTAATCGGGCCGCGTCTTTTCGATGAGCCGGTAGCTTTGGCCCAGGGCGTGGGAATCGATTAAAAACATCCTTTGGATGGAAAGGACGCCCCGCTGTTTCGCCTTCAGGATCACGTTCGCTTTCGTCGAGATCAGCCCGAAAGGGTTGAATTCCTGGCAGATGTATTCCGTGCCGTAGTCGTCGTTTTTCAAGCCGTGGATCAGATCGACATGGAAGATCATTTTTTTGCCGTGTCTTTCAGCCATTTTGGAAATATGCTTTAATTGGGCGATGTGCACTTCCAACAGAATGCCGATCTCATAGTCGCTTTCGAGAAATTTTTCAAAGTCTTTCATCGTCGGCGAAGCAGGGATCAGGAATTGCTTCATGGAAACACCCCTTTGATGGCGGCGGGATCCGGATCTCAAAAAGGGCCCACTTCGGAGCCCGTGGCGAGGATCCGGAATCCCGCCGGATGTGCGGAAAGTCCCGGGAAGTGCAGAGGGAATCCCTTTAGCCGTTTTGCTCCTGCAAAAATTTTACCACAAAATCCAGCGCCTCTTTTTCATCGTCCCCGTCGGCGACCACCGTAATGAGGTCGCCTTCCCGGACGGCGGCGCTCATTAAATTGAAAATGCTTTTCGCTTCAATTTTCCGGTCGTTTTTCACGAGGAATACATCGCTATGATATCGGCTCAACAGTTTGACGAATTGGGCGGCCGGCCGGGCGTGGAGGCCGTCTTTCAGCTTTACTTGGATCTGTTTTTCGACCATTTTTTCAACTCCCGTTCGGTAGTTAATCGTTCATTTTTTTCAGATTTCTCGCCCGCTCAGAGGATTGGACGACTTCCTCCAGAGAGCTTCCCATCCCGGCTTCGACAACCGCGGCATAAGCGCCTTCGACGAGGGGGGCGTCGGCGATGCGTACGGCTTTGTCTTCGCCGAGCATTTCCAAAGCCAGCTCGGCATTGATGAGGGCGCTGCCCAAGTCGAACAGGATGACCACCCCTTTTTCCGAGTAAACCGATTCAATCGCTTCCTTGATGGCCAGGGCATTCGTGCCGATTTCCCCGTCCGCGCCCCCGGCGGCGGCCACTTTTACGTCCGGCTGCACCTGGTTCAGGATCTTCTTTAACCCTTCGGCGACTTCTTTGCTGTGGGAAATCAAGACGAGGCTTACGTATTCCATCAGGCGGATTCCCCTTCGCCGATCACTTCGGCCAAAGTAGAAAACAGGAGATAGGAGGATGCCGCCCCGGGATCGATATGGCCGATGGAACGTTTTCCCAGATAGGCGGCCCTCCCCTTTTTCGCCTCCAATTCTTTTGTTCCTTCCATCTTTTCTTTGGCGACGGACGCCAACTCTTCGCCGTTCAACGGTCCTTCCCCGGCCATATATGCGACGGCGGGCTCCCACACGTCGATCATGGTTTTATCGCCGGGCTGGGCTTTTCCACGCATTTTCAGTCCTTCCAAGGCATCCTTGAACCCTTTTGCCAAGGCTTCCCGATCGATTTCCTTTTGCCCCTTCCAGGCCATGGAAAGCTTCATGAAGGCGGTGCCGTACAGCGGGCCGGAAGCCCCGCCGACTTTGCCGATCAAGGTCATGGCGACATCTTTGCACAAGGCGCCGAGATCCTGGTAGGAATTGGCGGAAATCGCGTTGGCCGCCTCCTGGAATCCCCGGGCCAGATTGATGCCGTGGTCGCCGTCGCCGATCGCCTGATCAAGGTCGGTCAAATACTGTTTCTGTTCCTGGATTTTCCCGTTCAAGCGGTGGATCCACCGTGCTGCCTTTTCCACATCCAGTACCATGCGAACATCTCCTCAATCGTTGATTTCTAGCCGTTTTCCGGATCGTTTACCGTTTGAAAGCGATGGCGTCGCTTTCCGCGTCCAACAGTTCCGTCAGCTGTTCGTCCAATTTTAATAAGGTGACGGAGCAGCCGGCCATTTCCAAGGATGTCATGTAATTGCCGACAAAGGTGTCATGGACCTCGATGTTTTTCCCTTTTAAAATTTCCGCCACTTTCCGGTTGATGATATACAGTTCCATAAGCGGCGTGCCGCCGAGGCCGTTGATCATGACCGCCACTTTGTCCTTTTCGCCGAGCTGCAGATCATCCAAGATCTTGTCCGTCAATGTCTGGGCGATTTCGTCGGCCGGACGGATCTCCGTTTTTTCGATTCCCGGTTCGCCGTGGATGCCCATGCCGATCTCCATTTCCTTTTCGCCCAGTTCAAAACCCGGTTTGCCGGCTGCGGGTACGATGCAGGGCGTCAGGGCCATCCCCATCGAACGGACGTTTTCGATCACTTTCTTGGCGGCCGCTTCCACTTCCTCCAGGGAAGCTCCTCTTTCCGCCATGGCGCCGGCGATTTTATGGACGAAGACGGTGCCGGCGATTCCTCTCCGTCCGGTCGTGTAGGTGCTGTTTTCCACCGCGACGTCGTCATTCACGACGACCTTGGCCACCTTGATGCCTTCCGCTTCCGCCATTTCCGCGGCCATTTCGAAATTCATGATATCGCCGGTATAGTTTTTGATGATCAATAGCACCCCTTTTCCGCTGTCGACGGCCTTGATGGCTTCATAAACCTGATCGGGGGTGGGGGAAGTGAACACTTCGCCGCATACGGCGGCATCCAACATGCCTTTTCCCAAATAGCCGGCGTGGGACGGTTCATGGCCGCTTCCGCCGCCGCTTACCAGCCCCACTTTTCCCTGGACGGGGGCGTCCTTCCTGACCAGCACCGTCGTTCCCGGCAGGCGCCGAATCCGATTGGGGTAGGCGGCAACCATTCCTTCAATCATTTCTTCAACGACTCGATCGGGATTGTTGATCAATTTTTTCATGAGCCAACCTCCTCATTGCTATTTTTATGACGGATTGCTGCAAGAAATCAATCTTTTGAAAAGTCCGTTCCGGTCCCCGCGGATTTTCGGCCGCGCGGGCCTTCGGCTGAAAGATGAACTTCCCCTATGGACCCCAATCGACCTCCTTTCGTTCACGGTTTGTTAACCGCTTTCACCAAAACTTTATAATGCAAAAACTGTGCCAACAGGAAAAACACCGAAAAATGTATGCGCTTCCAACAGAATCGAAAAAAATTTGATAAATTTTATCAATCTCCTTGATATTTTTTACCAATCAGATGTTCCAGTTTGTATTTCCGGATTTTGCTGGCCGCGGTCTTATGGGTGATGCCCAAGGATTTGGCCAATTGATTGAAACTCGGATAAAACTGGCAGGCGTAGGCGAAAATTTGTTTTTCGTATTCGTGAAGCGGCTTATCCTTGCTGAGAACGATCGTCTCTTCCTGCCCCTTGGAAGAATCCGGCGCGTGGGGATTCGAGATGTAATGGGGCAGATCTTTGCACAGGAGATAGTCCCCGTCGGCCAAGTTGAAGAGGCGCTCCATGATGTTTTGCAGTTCCCGGATGTTCCCGGGCCAATGGTAATTGCACAGGGCTTCGATGAAACCTTTTTCATAGCCTTTGATATTTTTTCCCAGCCGCGCGTTCAATTCCACCCGGAAGGCTTCGACGAGGAGGGGAATGTCCTCCTTTCTCGCCCGCAAAGGGGGGAGATGGATCGGCACCACGTTCAGCCGGTAGTACAGATCCTCGCGGAAGGTCCCTTCCTCCACCATCTTCGCCAGATCCCGGTTGGTGGCGGCGATCACCCGCACATCGAGGTGGATCGTGGAAAATCCGCCGATGCGGACGATTTCCTTCTCTTGCAGGACGCGCAAAAGCTTCCCTTGCAATTCCAAATTTAAGTCGCCGATCTCATCGAGGAAGATCGTTCCCTTGTCGGCCAGTTCGAATTTTCCCCGATGGGTTTTGTACGC
Coding sequences within:
- a CDS encoding metal ABC transporter solute-binding protein, Zn/Mn family; the encoded protein is MKRLSLFLAVLSLFFTLAGCGGEKGKQGQGSEKLTIYTTVFPLEDFTKKIGGKYVHVESIFPPGADAHSYEPSTKMMMKLADGDAFIYSGAGIEGFADKAEKVLREEGVKVVKAAEGVALEKHEEENPEEEGHEHGEEEHGEEEHGEEGGHEHEHHDHEFDPHVWIDPVLCIRLAENIKDALAHLKPEQKSYFEENYTKLKKELESLDQEFQQTIDQAPHKQIVVTHAAYGYWEKRYGIEQLSIAGLSPSQEPSQKQLARLADQAKKLHIRYVIFEENVTPKVAEVLRKELKAESLTLHNLETITEEERKADKDYFALMRENLQTLKKALYD
- a CDS encoding glucose 1-dehydrogenase, whose translation is MFANRTVVVTGGAQGIGKGIALAFAREKGRVVIADLNQEAGSALEKEMKDQGLEAFFVRTDVREEADVIRLMERAAEKYGRIDVLINNAGISVFKPFFELTVEEWDNVLNTNLRSAFLCTREAAKYMKKEGGAVINIASTRAFMSEANTESYSASKGGIIALTHAMAASLSPYRIRVNAVSPGWIHTGDEGELREIDHKQHWSGRVGRPEDIARACLFLADGRNDFITGQNLIVDGGMTRKMIYAE
- a CDS encoding glycerol-3-phosphate dehydrogenase/oxidase; the protein is MPDNFSAAKRKDIFKRLGEEEYDLLIIGGGITGAGIALDAALRGMKTALVEMQDFAAGTSSRSTKLVHGGLRYLKQFQVGLVAEVGKERAIVYENGPHVTTPEKMLLPLYKEGTFGKFTTAIGLTIYDFLAGVKKSERKRMLSREETLNKEPLLKKDGLIGGGYYVEYRTDDARLTIEVMKAAAAAGADIINYVKAEEFLYANKKAAGARVKDMISGETAEIRAKKVVNAAGPWVDEVRDKDYSKNNKRLQLSKGIHLVFDQRKFPLRQSVYFDTPDGRMVFAIPRDGKTYVGTTDTFYNERPINPKMLKEDRDYLIRAVRFMFPDVDVTEKDVESSWAGVRPLIYEEGKDPGEISRKDEIWESESGLITIAGGKLTGYRKMAENVVNLVAKRLENETGKSFRPCQTKHYPISGGDVGGSANLNAFIAKKAEEGQNYGFSREEGGRLAHRYGANVDRLFRYGKQYEESGETALPRPVYAQLMYAIEHEMTVKPVDFFIRRTGALYFNINWVRTWKEEVIRFMGQYFGWSEKEQAAYTEELNRELTDAVTPADLQ
- the glpK gene encoding glycerol kinase GlpK, with product MEKYILAIDQGTTSSRAILFNKKGEIVHTAQKEFTQIFPNPGWVEHNANEIWGSVLAVIATVLAEADVKPEQVAGIGITNQRETTVVWDKETGQPVYNAIVWQSRQTADICEELKEKGYNDLFRERTGLLIDAYFSGTKVKWILDNVEGAREKAEQGKLLFGTIDTWLVWKLSGGRAHITDYSNASRTLMYNIYQLKWDDELLDILGVPKSMLPEVRSSSEIYAHTIPHHFFGQEIPIAGIAGDQQAALFGQACFQEGMAKNTYGTGCFMLMHTGEKAVKSNHGLLTTIAWGLNGKVEYALEGSIFVAGSAIQWLRDGLRMFKEAKDSEEYAKRVPSTDGVYMVPAFVGLGTPYWDSDVRGAVFGLTRGTTKEHFIRATLESLAYQTKDVLAAMEADSGIALKALRVDGGAVKNDFLMQFQSDILNVPVDRPIINETTALGAAYLAGLAVGYWESQEEIANQWAIDKTFKPQMDENERNRLYEGWKKAVQAARAFK
- a CDS encoding MIP/aquaporin family protein; translation: MSAFLGELIGTAVLILIGCGVVAGVTLNKTKSNGAGWVVITFAWGLAVTFGVFAVGRISGAHLNPALTLALALTGDFPWKDVVPYIAAQMLGAIIGATIVFFHYLPHFKATNDTGAKLGVFSTGPAIKHTYSNLLSEVIGTFLLVFGILFIGANEFTEGLNPVVVGLLIVAIGMALGGTTGYAINPARDLGPRIAHFILPIPGKGSSDWGYSWIPVVGPLIGGALGGLTYKALFTGEINWLFWLLLAVTLIIAFLALATKDQIEE
- a CDS encoding glycerol-3-phosphate responsive antiterminator: MKQFLIPASPTMKDFEKFLESDYEIGILLEVHIAQLKHISKMAERHGKKMIFHVDLIHGLKNDDYGTEYICQEFNPFGLISTKANVILKAKQRGVLSIQRMFLIDSHALGQSYRLIEKTRPDYIEVLPGTMPWMIKEVKEKTNIKILAGGLIRTPEEVKRAIESGADAVTTSKRELWDYFEKAR
- a CDS encoding HPr family phosphocarrier protein, producing the protein MVEKQIQVKLKDGLHARPAAQFVKLLSRYHSDVFLVKNDRKIEAKSIFNLMSAAVREGDLITVVADGDDEKEALDFVVKFLQEQNG
- the dhaM gene encoding dihydroxyacetone kinase phosphoryl donor subunit DhaM, with protein sequence MEYVSLVLISHSKEVAEGLKKILNQVQPDVKVAAAGGADGEIGTNALAIKEAIESVYSEKGVVILFDLGSALINAELALEMLGEDKAVRIADAPLVEGAYAAVVEAGMGSSLEEVVQSSERARNLKKMND
- the dhaL gene encoding dihydroxyacetone kinase subunit DhaL, whose amino-acid sequence is MVLDVEKAARWIHRLNGKIQEQKQYLTDLDQAIGDGDHGINLARGFQEAANAISANSYQDLGALCKDVAMTLIGKVGGASGPLYGTAFMKLSMAWKGQKEIDREALAKGFKDALEGLKMRGKAQPGDKTMIDVWEPAVAYMAGEGPLNGEELASVAKEKMEGTKELEAKKGRAAYLGKRSIGHIDPGAASSYLLFSTLAEVIGEGESA
- the dhaK gene encoding dihydroxyacetone kinase subunit DhaK, whose protein sequence is MKKLINNPDRVVEEMIEGMVAAYPNRIRRLPGTTVLVRKDAPVQGKVGLVSGGGSGHEPSHAGYLGKGMLDAAVCGEVFTSPTPDQVYEAIKAVDSGKGVLLIIKNYTGDIMNFEMAAEMAEAEGIKVAKVVVNDDVAVENSTYTTGRRGIAGTVFVHKIAGAMAERGASLEEVEAAAKKVIENVRSMGMALTPCIVPAAGKPGFELGEKEMEIGMGIHGEPGIEKTEIRPADEIAQTLTDKILDDLQLGEKDKVAVMINGLGGTPLMELYIINRKVAEILKGKNIEVHDTFVGNYMTSLEMAGCSVTLLKLDEQLTELLDAESDAIAFKR